A single Alosa sapidissima isolate fAloSap1 chromosome 17, fAloSap1.pri, whole genome shotgun sequence DNA region contains:
- the slc12a7b gene encoding solute carrier family 12 member 7 isoform X3 — MTERFVVIPVGQGDNETREEVDDYVPDDGGGGAGGDFVDNQGVIPILEYSREPNKYGDGNPKESSPFINNTDNDKGTLYDGKNMALFEEEMDSNPMVSSLLSKLANYTNLTQGVREHEEADDDEGAKKKAVKSPQMGTFIGVYLPCLQNILGVILFLRMTWIVGTAGILESFIIVAMCCSCTMLTAISMSAIATNGVVPAGGSYYMISRSLGPEFGGAVGLCFYLGTTFAGAMYILGTIEILLTYIVPNAAIFKAEEKELEAEAMLNNMRVYGTACLTLMSLVVFVGVKYVNKLALVFLACVVLSILAIYAGVIKTIFEPPDFPICLLGNRSLQKHDFDKCLKTEIIDNITVTTKLWSLFCDGPSLNASCNEYFRENEVTEVQGIPGLMSGVISENMWSTYGAAGMLVEKINFPSKPATNTSQDMYMPYVSNDIATFFTLLVGIYFPSVTGIMAGSNRSGDLRDAQKSIPIGTILAIATTTFIYLSCVVLFGACIEGTVLRDKFGDSVKGNLVIGTLSWPSPWVIVIGSFFSCCGAGLQSLTGAPRLLQAIARDGIVPFLEVFGHGKANGEPTWALLLTGLICETGILIASLDAVAPILSMFFLMCYLFVNLACALQTLLRTPNWRPRFKFYHWALSFLGMSLCLALMFISSWYYALVAMLIAGCIYKYIEYRGAEKEWGDGIRGISLNAARYALMRLEEAPPHTKNWRPQLLVLLNLDSEMCVKHPRLLSFTTQLKAGKGLTIVGSVLEGTYLTKETESKKAETNIKSSMSAEKTKGFCHVVVSSNLRDGFSHLIQSAGLGGMKHNCVLMAWPGMWKQANDAQCWRNFIETVRETTAAHQALLVAKNVDSFPTNQDRLGEGTIDVWWIVHDGGMLMLLPFLLRQHKVWRKCKMRIFTVAQMDDNSIQMKKDLQMFLYHLRLDAEVEVVEMHDSDISAFTYEKTLVMEQRSQMLKQMQLSRTEREREIQSITDESRSSIRRKTQSGAGGSTTSRQSGQKDNTKEEDEAQLIHDRNTASHAAMNSDLTPDRVHMTWTKEKFFTERNRNREPNTNMAVRDLFNMRPEWESLNQSNVRRMHTAVKLNEVVVNKSQGAHLVLLNMPGPPKNRGGDENYMEFLEVLLEGLNRVLLVRGGGREVITIYS; from the exons GTGATGGCAACCCGAAGGAGAGCAGCCCGTTTATCAACAACACAGACAATGACAAAGGCACACTGTACGACGGCAAAAACATGGCCTTGTTTGAG GAGGAGATGGACAGTAACCCCATGGTGTCGTCGCTCCTCAGCAAGTTGGCCAACTACACCAACCTCACGCAGGGGGTCAGAGAGCACGAGGAGGCCGACGACGACGAGGGAGCCAAGAAGAAGGCTGTCAAG AGCCCGCAGATGGGCACGTTCATCGGCGTGTACCTGCCGTGCCTGCAGAACATTCTAGGGGTCATCCTCTTCCTGAGAATGACCTGGATCGTCGGCACCGCCGGCATCCTCGAGTCCTTCATCATCGTGGCCATGTGCTGCTCCTGT ACCATGCTGACAGCGATATCAATGAGTGCCATTGCAACAAATGGTGTTGTCCCAG CTGGAGGCTCATACTACATGATCTCTCGGTCCCTGGGTCCGGAGTTTGGAGGTGCTGTAGGCCTTTGCTTTTATCTGGGCACCACATTTGCAGGAGCTATGTACATTTTGGGTACCATCGAAATTCTCTTG ACCTATATAGTGCCTAATGCGGCCATTTTCAAAGCGGAAGAGAAAGAGCTTGAGGCAGAGGCCATGCTGAACAACATGCGTGTTTACGGCACCGCATGCCTGACCCTCATGTCCTTGGTGGTGTTTGTGGGCGTCAAGTACGTCAACAAGCTGGCCCTGGTCTTCCTGGCGTGCGTGGTGCTGTCCATCCTCGCTATCTATGCTGGCGTCATCAAGACCATCTTTGAGCCCCCAGATTTCCC gaTTTGTCTGCTGGGGAACCGTTCTCTACAGAAACACGACTTCGACAAGTGCTTGAAGACGGAGATCATCGACAACATCACGGTCACCACCAAGCTCTGGAGCCTTTTCTGCGACGGACCCTCGCTCAACGCCTCGTGCAACGAGTATTTCAGAGAAAACGAGGTCACCGAAGTGCAGGGCATTCCTGGCCTTATGAGTGGGGTTATTTCAG AGAACATGTGGTCGACGTACGGCGCTGCTGGCATGCTGGTGGAGAAGATTAACTTTCCATCCAAGCCGGCCACAAACACGTCTCAGGACATGTACATGCCGTATGTGTCCAACGACATCGCCACCTTTTTCACCTTGCTCGTGGGAATTTACTTCCCCTCAGTGACCG GTATCATGGCGGGATCGAACAGATCAGGTGACCTGAGGGACGCCCAGAAGTCTATTCCCATAGGAACCATCCTCGCTATAGCAACCACCACCTTCATCT ACCTGTcctgtgttgtgctgtttgGAGCCTGCATTGAGGGAACCGTCCTGCGGGACAA GTTTGGAGATTCGGTCAAAGGAAACCTGGTGATCGGCACGCTGTCGTGGCCGTCGCCGTgggtgattgtgattggctcatTCTTCTCCTGCTGTGGGGCGGGGCTCCAGAGTCTCACCGGCGCCCCCCGGCTGTTGCAGGCCATAGCGCGCGACGGCATCGTGCCCTTCCTGGAG GTGTTTGGCCATGGGAAGGCCAATGGGGAGCCCACTTGGGCCCTGCTGCTGACGGGGTTAATCTGTGAGACGGGCATCCTCATCGCCTCGCTGGACGCTGTCGCCCCCATCCTCTCCAT GTTCTTCCTCATGTGTTACCTGTTTGTGAATCTGGCCTGTGCTCTGCAGACTCTGCTGCGGACACCCAACTGGAGGCCTCGCTTCAAGTTCTACCACTG GGCCTTATCGTTCCTGGGTATGAGTCTGTGCCTGGCCCTGATGTTCATCTCCTCCTGGTACTACGCCCTGGTTGCCATGTTGATCGCTGGATGTATCTACAAGTACATTGAATACCGCGG TGCGGAGAAGGAGTGGGGTGATGGTATTCGGGGTATCTCACTCAACGCCGCTCGCTACGCCCTGATGCGCCTCGAGGAAGCCCCTCCACACACTAAAAACTGGAG GCCgcagctgctggtgctgctgaacCTGGACTCTGAGATGTGTGTGAAGCACCCGCGCCTGCTGTCCTTCACCACGCAGCTCAAGGCCGGCAAAGGCCTCACCATCGTGGGCTCCGTGCTAGAGGGCACCTACCTCACCAAGGAGACGGAGTCCAAGAAGGCCGAGACG AACATTAAGTCGTCCATGTCGGCGGAGAAGACCAAAGGCTTCTGTCATGTGGTGGTGTCCTCCAACCTGCGTGACGGCTTCTCTCACCTGATCCAGTCGGCAGGGCTTGGGGGGATGAAGCACAACTGTGTCCTCATGGCCTGGCCAGGCATGTGGAAGCAGGCCAACGACGCCCAGTGCTGGAGGAACTTCATCG AAACTGTGAGGGAAACCACTGCAGCTCATCAGGCCTTGCTGGTGGCCAAGAATGTGGACAGCTTCCCGACCAATCAAGATAGGCTGGGGGAGGGCACTATCGACGTGTGGTGGATCGTCCATGATGGAGGCATGCTGATGCTCCTCCCCTTTCTGCTGCGGCAGCACAAG GTGTGGCGTAAGTGTAAGATGCGCATCTTTACCGTGGCTCAGATGGATGACAACAGCATTCAGATGAAGAAGGACCTGCAGATGTTCCTGTATCACCTGCGGCTAGACgctgaggtggaggtggtggagatg CACGACAGTGACATCTCTGCCTTCACCTATGAGAAGACCCTGGTGATGGAGCAGCGCTCTCAGATGCTCAAGCAGATGCAGCTCTCCAGGactgagcgggagagagag ATTCAGAGCATCACAGACGAGTCGCGTAGCTCCATCCGCAGGAAGACCCAGAGCGGAGCTGGCGGCTCCACCACGAGCCGGCAGAGCGGCCAAAAGGACAACACCAAAGAAGAAGACGAG GCCCAGCTCATCCACGATCGGAACACTGCCTCTCATGCAGCCATGAACTCAGACCTGACGCCCGACAGGGTCCACATGACCTGGACCAAAGAGAAGTTCTTCACCGAGCGCAACCGCAACCGCGAACCCAACACCAACATGGCGGTGAGGGATCTCTTCAACATGAGGCC AGAGTGGGAGAGTCT GAACCAGTCCAACGTGCGGCGCATGCACACTGCGGTCAAGCTGAATGAGGTGGTGGTGAACAAGTCCCAGGGGGCTCACTTGGTCCTTCTCAACATGCCAGGACCGCCTAAGAACCGAGGAGGAGACGAAAACT ACATGGAGTTCCTGGAGGTTCTACTCGAGGGTCTCAATCGGGTCCTCCTGGTGAGGGGCGGCGGCCGTGAGGTCATCACCATCTACTCTTAA
- the slc12a7b gene encoding solute carrier family 12 member 7 isoform X1, with the protein MKMPTSFTVVPVEDGAKSSRDDADDNNVLREEDEDGPGDQHPHQGRTLPPPRHPPSHPSTMEQGETSRRRGDGNPKESSPFINNTDNDKGTLYDGKNMALFEEEMDSNPMVSSLLSKLANYTNLTQGVREHEEADDDEGAKKKAVKSPQMGTFIGVYLPCLQNILGVILFLRMTWIVGTAGILESFIIVAMCCSCTMLTAISMSAIATNGVVPAGGSYYMISRSLGPEFGGAVGLCFYLGTTFAGAMYILGTIEILLTYIVPNAAIFKAEEKELEAEAMLNNMRVYGTACLTLMSLVVFVGVKYVNKLALVFLACVVLSILAIYAGVIKTIFEPPDFPICLLGNRSLQKHDFDKCLKTEIIDNITVTTKLWSLFCDGPSLNASCNEYFRENEVTEVQGIPGLMSGVISENMWSTYGAAGMLVEKINFPSKPATNTSQDMYMPYVSNDIATFFTLLVGIYFPSVTGIMAGSNRSGDLRDAQKSIPIGTILAIATTTFIYLSCVVLFGACIEGTVLRDKFGDSVKGNLVIGTLSWPSPWVIVIGSFFSCCGAGLQSLTGAPRLLQAIARDGIVPFLEVFGHGKANGEPTWALLLTGLICETGILIASLDAVAPILSMFFLMCYLFVNLACALQTLLRTPNWRPRFKFYHWALSFLGMSLCLALMFISSWYYALVAMLIAGCIYKYIEYRGAEKEWGDGIRGISLNAARYALMRLEEAPPHTKNWRPQLLVLLNLDSEMCVKHPRLLSFTTQLKAGKGLTIVGSVLEGTYLTKETESKKAETNIKSSMSAEKTKGFCHVVVSSNLRDGFSHLIQSAGLGGMKHNCVLMAWPGMWKQANDAQCWRNFIETVRETTAAHQALLVAKNVDSFPTNQDRLGEGTIDVWWIVHDGGMLMLLPFLLRQHKVWRKCKMRIFTVAQMDDNSIQMKKDLQMFLYHLRLDAEVEVVEMHDSDISAFTYEKTLVMEQRSQMLKQMQLSRTEREREIQSITDESRSSIRRKTQSGAGGSTTSRQSGQKDNTKEEDEAQLIHDRNTASHAAMNSDLTPDRVHMTWTKEKFFTERNRNREPNTNMAVRDLFNMRPEWESLNQSNVRRMHTAVKLNEVVVNKSQGAHLVLLNMPGPPKNRGGDENYMEFLEVLLEGLNRVLLVRGGGREVITIYS; encoded by the exons GTGATGGCAACCCGAAGGAGAGCAGCCCGTTTATCAACAACACAGACAATGACAAAGGCACACTGTACGACGGCAAAAACATGGCCTTGTTTGAG GAGGAGATGGACAGTAACCCCATGGTGTCGTCGCTCCTCAGCAAGTTGGCCAACTACACCAACCTCACGCAGGGGGTCAGAGAGCACGAGGAGGCCGACGACGACGAGGGAGCCAAGAAGAAGGCTGTCAAG AGCCCGCAGATGGGCACGTTCATCGGCGTGTACCTGCCGTGCCTGCAGAACATTCTAGGGGTCATCCTCTTCCTGAGAATGACCTGGATCGTCGGCACCGCCGGCATCCTCGAGTCCTTCATCATCGTGGCCATGTGCTGCTCCTGT ACCATGCTGACAGCGATATCAATGAGTGCCATTGCAACAAATGGTGTTGTCCCAG CTGGAGGCTCATACTACATGATCTCTCGGTCCCTGGGTCCGGAGTTTGGAGGTGCTGTAGGCCTTTGCTTTTATCTGGGCACCACATTTGCAGGAGCTATGTACATTTTGGGTACCATCGAAATTCTCTTG ACCTATATAGTGCCTAATGCGGCCATTTTCAAAGCGGAAGAGAAAGAGCTTGAGGCAGAGGCCATGCTGAACAACATGCGTGTTTACGGCACCGCATGCCTGACCCTCATGTCCTTGGTGGTGTTTGTGGGCGTCAAGTACGTCAACAAGCTGGCCCTGGTCTTCCTGGCGTGCGTGGTGCTGTCCATCCTCGCTATCTATGCTGGCGTCATCAAGACCATCTTTGAGCCCCCAGATTTCCC gaTTTGTCTGCTGGGGAACCGTTCTCTACAGAAACACGACTTCGACAAGTGCTTGAAGACGGAGATCATCGACAACATCACGGTCACCACCAAGCTCTGGAGCCTTTTCTGCGACGGACCCTCGCTCAACGCCTCGTGCAACGAGTATTTCAGAGAAAACGAGGTCACCGAAGTGCAGGGCATTCCTGGCCTTATGAGTGGGGTTATTTCAG AGAACATGTGGTCGACGTACGGCGCTGCTGGCATGCTGGTGGAGAAGATTAACTTTCCATCCAAGCCGGCCACAAACACGTCTCAGGACATGTACATGCCGTATGTGTCCAACGACATCGCCACCTTTTTCACCTTGCTCGTGGGAATTTACTTCCCCTCAGTGACCG GTATCATGGCGGGATCGAACAGATCAGGTGACCTGAGGGACGCCCAGAAGTCTATTCCCATAGGAACCATCCTCGCTATAGCAACCACCACCTTCATCT ACCTGTcctgtgttgtgctgtttgGAGCCTGCATTGAGGGAACCGTCCTGCGGGACAA GTTTGGAGATTCGGTCAAAGGAAACCTGGTGATCGGCACGCTGTCGTGGCCGTCGCCGTgggtgattgtgattggctcatTCTTCTCCTGCTGTGGGGCGGGGCTCCAGAGTCTCACCGGCGCCCCCCGGCTGTTGCAGGCCATAGCGCGCGACGGCATCGTGCCCTTCCTGGAG GTGTTTGGCCATGGGAAGGCCAATGGGGAGCCCACTTGGGCCCTGCTGCTGACGGGGTTAATCTGTGAGACGGGCATCCTCATCGCCTCGCTGGACGCTGTCGCCCCCATCCTCTCCAT GTTCTTCCTCATGTGTTACCTGTTTGTGAATCTGGCCTGTGCTCTGCAGACTCTGCTGCGGACACCCAACTGGAGGCCTCGCTTCAAGTTCTACCACTG GGCCTTATCGTTCCTGGGTATGAGTCTGTGCCTGGCCCTGATGTTCATCTCCTCCTGGTACTACGCCCTGGTTGCCATGTTGATCGCTGGATGTATCTACAAGTACATTGAATACCGCGG TGCGGAGAAGGAGTGGGGTGATGGTATTCGGGGTATCTCACTCAACGCCGCTCGCTACGCCCTGATGCGCCTCGAGGAAGCCCCTCCACACACTAAAAACTGGAG GCCgcagctgctggtgctgctgaacCTGGACTCTGAGATGTGTGTGAAGCACCCGCGCCTGCTGTCCTTCACCACGCAGCTCAAGGCCGGCAAAGGCCTCACCATCGTGGGCTCCGTGCTAGAGGGCACCTACCTCACCAAGGAGACGGAGTCCAAGAAGGCCGAGACG AACATTAAGTCGTCCATGTCGGCGGAGAAGACCAAAGGCTTCTGTCATGTGGTGGTGTCCTCCAACCTGCGTGACGGCTTCTCTCACCTGATCCAGTCGGCAGGGCTTGGGGGGATGAAGCACAACTGTGTCCTCATGGCCTGGCCAGGCATGTGGAAGCAGGCCAACGACGCCCAGTGCTGGAGGAACTTCATCG AAACTGTGAGGGAAACCACTGCAGCTCATCAGGCCTTGCTGGTGGCCAAGAATGTGGACAGCTTCCCGACCAATCAAGATAGGCTGGGGGAGGGCACTATCGACGTGTGGTGGATCGTCCATGATGGAGGCATGCTGATGCTCCTCCCCTTTCTGCTGCGGCAGCACAAG GTGTGGCGTAAGTGTAAGATGCGCATCTTTACCGTGGCTCAGATGGATGACAACAGCATTCAGATGAAGAAGGACCTGCAGATGTTCCTGTATCACCTGCGGCTAGACgctgaggtggaggtggtggagatg CACGACAGTGACATCTCTGCCTTCACCTATGAGAAGACCCTGGTGATGGAGCAGCGCTCTCAGATGCTCAAGCAGATGCAGCTCTCCAGGactgagcgggagagagag ATTCAGAGCATCACAGACGAGTCGCGTAGCTCCATCCGCAGGAAGACCCAGAGCGGAGCTGGCGGCTCCACCACGAGCCGGCAGAGCGGCCAAAAGGACAACACCAAAGAAGAAGACGAG GCCCAGCTCATCCACGATCGGAACACTGCCTCTCATGCAGCCATGAACTCAGACCTGACGCCCGACAGGGTCCACATGACCTGGACCAAAGAGAAGTTCTTCACCGAGCGCAACCGCAACCGCGAACCCAACACCAACATGGCGGTGAGGGATCTCTTCAACATGAGGCC AGAGTGGGAGAGTCT GAACCAGTCCAACGTGCGGCGCATGCACACTGCGGTCAAGCTGAATGAGGTGGTGGTGAACAAGTCCCAGGGGGCTCACTTGGTCCTTCTCAACATGCCAGGACCGCCTAAGAACCGAGGAGGAGACGAAAACT ACATGGAGTTCCTGGAGGTTCTACTCGAGGGTCTCAATCGGGTCCTCCTGGTGAGGGGCGGCGGCCGTGAGGTCATCACCATCTACTCTTAA
- the slc12a7b gene encoding solute carrier family 12 member 7 isoform X2, which produces MKMPTSFTVVPVEDGAKSSRDDADDNNVLREEDEDGPGDQHPHQGRTLPPPRHPPSHPSTMEQGETSRRRGDGNPKESSPFINNTDNDKGTLYDGKNMALFEEEMDSNPMVSSLLSKLANYTNLTQGVREHEEADDDEGAKKKAVKSPQMGTFIGVYLPCLQNILGVILFLRMTWIVGTAGILESFIIVAMCCSCTMLTAISMSAIATNGVVPAGGSYYMISRSLGPEFGGAVGLCFYLGTTFAGAMYILGTIEILLTYIVPNAAIFKAEEKELEAEAMLNNMRVYGTACLTLMSLVVFVGVKYVNKLALVFLACVVLSILAIYAGVIKTIFEPPDFPICLLGNRSLQKHDFDKCLKTEIIDNITVTTKLWSLFCDGPSLNASCNEYFRENEVTEVQGIPGLMSGVISENMWSTYGAAGMLVEKINFPSKPATNTSQDMYMPYVSNDIATFFTLLVGIYFPSVTGIMAGSNRSGDLRDAQKSIPIGTILAIATTTFIYLSCVVLFGACIEGTVLRDKFGDSVKGNLVIGTLSWPSPWVIVIGSFFSCCGAGLQSLTGAPRLLQAIARDGIVPFLEVFGHGKANGEPTWALLLTGLICETGILIASLDAVAPILSMFFLMCYLFVNLACALQTLLRTPNWRPRFKFYHWALSFLGMSLCLALMFISSWYYALVAMLIAGCIYKYIEYRGAEKEWGDGIRGISLNAARYALMRLEEAPPHTKNWRPQLLVLLNLDSEMCVKHPRLLSFTTQLKAGKGLTIVGSVLEGTYLTKETESKKAETNIKSSMSAEKTKGFCHVVVSSNLRDGFSHLIQSAGLGGMKHNCVLMAWPGMWKQANDAQCWRNFIETVRETTAAHQALLVAKNVDSFPTNQDRLGEGTIDVWWIVHDGGMLMLLPFLLRQHKVWRKCKMRIFTVAQMDDNSIQMKKDLQMFLYHLRLDAEVEVVEMHDSDISAFTYEKTLVMEQRSQMLKQMQLSRTEREREIQSITDESRSSIRRKTQSGAGGSTTSRQSGQKDNTKEEDEAQLIHDRNTASHAAMNSDLTPDRVHMTWTKEKFFTERNRNREPNTNMAVRDLFNMRPNQSNVRRMHTAVKLNEVVVNKSQGAHLVLLNMPGPPKNRGGDENYMEFLEVLLEGLNRVLLVRGGGREVITIYS; this is translated from the exons GTGATGGCAACCCGAAGGAGAGCAGCCCGTTTATCAACAACACAGACAATGACAAAGGCACACTGTACGACGGCAAAAACATGGCCTTGTTTGAG GAGGAGATGGACAGTAACCCCATGGTGTCGTCGCTCCTCAGCAAGTTGGCCAACTACACCAACCTCACGCAGGGGGTCAGAGAGCACGAGGAGGCCGACGACGACGAGGGAGCCAAGAAGAAGGCTGTCAAG AGCCCGCAGATGGGCACGTTCATCGGCGTGTACCTGCCGTGCCTGCAGAACATTCTAGGGGTCATCCTCTTCCTGAGAATGACCTGGATCGTCGGCACCGCCGGCATCCTCGAGTCCTTCATCATCGTGGCCATGTGCTGCTCCTGT ACCATGCTGACAGCGATATCAATGAGTGCCATTGCAACAAATGGTGTTGTCCCAG CTGGAGGCTCATACTACATGATCTCTCGGTCCCTGGGTCCGGAGTTTGGAGGTGCTGTAGGCCTTTGCTTTTATCTGGGCACCACATTTGCAGGAGCTATGTACATTTTGGGTACCATCGAAATTCTCTTG ACCTATATAGTGCCTAATGCGGCCATTTTCAAAGCGGAAGAGAAAGAGCTTGAGGCAGAGGCCATGCTGAACAACATGCGTGTTTACGGCACCGCATGCCTGACCCTCATGTCCTTGGTGGTGTTTGTGGGCGTCAAGTACGTCAACAAGCTGGCCCTGGTCTTCCTGGCGTGCGTGGTGCTGTCCATCCTCGCTATCTATGCTGGCGTCATCAAGACCATCTTTGAGCCCCCAGATTTCCC gaTTTGTCTGCTGGGGAACCGTTCTCTACAGAAACACGACTTCGACAAGTGCTTGAAGACGGAGATCATCGACAACATCACGGTCACCACCAAGCTCTGGAGCCTTTTCTGCGACGGACCCTCGCTCAACGCCTCGTGCAACGAGTATTTCAGAGAAAACGAGGTCACCGAAGTGCAGGGCATTCCTGGCCTTATGAGTGGGGTTATTTCAG AGAACATGTGGTCGACGTACGGCGCTGCTGGCATGCTGGTGGAGAAGATTAACTTTCCATCCAAGCCGGCCACAAACACGTCTCAGGACATGTACATGCCGTATGTGTCCAACGACATCGCCACCTTTTTCACCTTGCTCGTGGGAATTTACTTCCCCTCAGTGACCG GTATCATGGCGGGATCGAACAGATCAGGTGACCTGAGGGACGCCCAGAAGTCTATTCCCATAGGAACCATCCTCGCTATAGCAACCACCACCTTCATCT ACCTGTcctgtgttgtgctgtttgGAGCCTGCATTGAGGGAACCGTCCTGCGGGACAA GTTTGGAGATTCGGTCAAAGGAAACCTGGTGATCGGCACGCTGTCGTGGCCGTCGCCGTgggtgattgtgattggctcatTCTTCTCCTGCTGTGGGGCGGGGCTCCAGAGTCTCACCGGCGCCCCCCGGCTGTTGCAGGCCATAGCGCGCGACGGCATCGTGCCCTTCCTGGAG GTGTTTGGCCATGGGAAGGCCAATGGGGAGCCCACTTGGGCCCTGCTGCTGACGGGGTTAATCTGTGAGACGGGCATCCTCATCGCCTCGCTGGACGCTGTCGCCCCCATCCTCTCCAT GTTCTTCCTCATGTGTTACCTGTTTGTGAATCTGGCCTGTGCTCTGCAGACTCTGCTGCGGACACCCAACTGGAGGCCTCGCTTCAAGTTCTACCACTG GGCCTTATCGTTCCTGGGTATGAGTCTGTGCCTGGCCCTGATGTTCATCTCCTCCTGGTACTACGCCCTGGTTGCCATGTTGATCGCTGGATGTATCTACAAGTACATTGAATACCGCGG TGCGGAGAAGGAGTGGGGTGATGGTATTCGGGGTATCTCACTCAACGCCGCTCGCTACGCCCTGATGCGCCTCGAGGAAGCCCCTCCACACACTAAAAACTGGAG GCCgcagctgctggtgctgctgaacCTGGACTCTGAGATGTGTGTGAAGCACCCGCGCCTGCTGTCCTTCACCACGCAGCTCAAGGCCGGCAAAGGCCTCACCATCGTGGGCTCCGTGCTAGAGGGCACCTACCTCACCAAGGAGACGGAGTCCAAGAAGGCCGAGACG AACATTAAGTCGTCCATGTCGGCGGAGAAGACCAAAGGCTTCTGTCATGTGGTGGTGTCCTCCAACCTGCGTGACGGCTTCTCTCACCTGATCCAGTCGGCAGGGCTTGGGGGGATGAAGCACAACTGTGTCCTCATGGCCTGGCCAGGCATGTGGAAGCAGGCCAACGACGCCCAGTGCTGGAGGAACTTCATCG AAACTGTGAGGGAAACCACTGCAGCTCATCAGGCCTTGCTGGTGGCCAAGAATGTGGACAGCTTCCCGACCAATCAAGATAGGCTGGGGGAGGGCACTATCGACGTGTGGTGGATCGTCCATGATGGAGGCATGCTGATGCTCCTCCCCTTTCTGCTGCGGCAGCACAAG GTGTGGCGTAAGTGTAAGATGCGCATCTTTACCGTGGCTCAGATGGATGACAACAGCATTCAGATGAAGAAGGACCTGCAGATGTTCCTGTATCACCTGCGGCTAGACgctgaggtggaggtggtggagatg CACGACAGTGACATCTCTGCCTTCACCTATGAGAAGACCCTGGTGATGGAGCAGCGCTCTCAGATGCTCAAGCAGATGCAGCTCTCCAGGactgagcgggagagagag ATTCAGAGCATCACAGACGAGTCGCGTAGCTCCATCCGCAGGAAGACCCAGAGCGGAGCTGGCGGCTCCACCACGAGCCGGCAGAGCGGCCAAAAGGACAACACCAAAGAAGAAGACGAG GCCCAGCTCATCCACGATCGGAACACTGCCTCTCATGCAGCCATGAACTCAGACCTGACGCCCGACAGGGTCCACATGACCTGGACCAAAGAGAAGTTCTTCACCGAGCGCAACCGCAACCGCGAACCCAACACCAACATGGCGGTGAGGGATCTCTTCAACATGAGGCC GAACCAGTCCAACGTGCGGCGCATGCACACTGCGGTCAAGCTGAATGAGGTGGTGGTGAACAAGTCCCAGGGGGCTCACTTGGTCCTTCTCAACATGCCAGGACCGCCTAAGAACCGAGGAGGAGACGAAAACT ACATGGAGTTCCTGGAGGTTCTACTCGAGGGTCTCAATCGGGTCCTCCTGGTGAGGGGCGGCGGCCGTGAGGTCATCACCATCTACTCTTAA